A DNA window from Flavisolibacter ginsenosidimutans contains the following coding sequences:
- a CDS encoding MotA/TolQ/ExbB proton channel family protein, whose protein sequence is MAESRPTASATSTVKAATSVQAKKTSNSISWVAPVFCVIAGYCIWRFLMGNPNGFNTPGHDGWFWPTHRNPKGAFNRIYEGGIIVPLLIGMFLMVITFSIERFLTISKALGNGSIADFIRKVQYHLANRNVDAALSECDKQRGSVANVMKAGLRRYKEMITEQGLDTDQKVLAIQKEVEEATALELPMLSKNLVFLSTITSVGTLIALLGTVIGMIKSFSALGEASGGGDASALAVGISEALYNTALGIGTSALALIMYNVFTTKIDSITYGIDESGFTLTQSFASLYK, encoded by the coding sequence ATGGCAGAGTCTAGACCGACTGCAAGTGCAACTTCAACAGTGAAAGCGGCAACATCCGTACAGGCAAAAAAAACGAGCAATTCAATTTCGTGGGTTGCACCCGTGTTTTGTGTCATCGCCGGTTATTGCATCTGGCGTTTTTTAATGGGCAACCCCAACGGTTTTAATACACCCGGTCACGACGGTTGGTTCTGGCCAACGCATAGAAATCCCAAAGGCGCCTTTAACCGCATTTACGAAGGCGGTATCATCGTACCGCTGCTGATTGGCATGTTCCTGATGGTGATAACTTTTTCTATTGAGCGTTTTTTAACCATCAGCAAAGCGCTGGGCAACGGCTCTATCGCCGATTTTATTCGCAAGGTGCAATACCATTTGGCCAACCGCAACGTGGACGCTGCGTTGAGCGAATGCGACAAGCAACGCGGTTCCGTGGCTAACGTGATGAAAGCCGGTTTGCGCCGTTACAAAGAAATGATTACCGAACAAGGTTTGGATACTGATCAGAAAGTGTTGGCCATTCAAAAAGAAGTGGAAGAAGCGACAGCCCTGGAGCTTCCAATGCTTTCTAAAAACCTGGTATTCCTTTCTACCATTACATCGGTTGGTACATTGATCGCCCTTTTGGGTACGGTAATCGGTATGATTAAATCATTCTCTGCTCTTGGTGAAGCATCCGGTGGTGGCGACGCAAGTGCCCTGGCGGTTGGTATCTCCGAAGCCTTGTACAACACGGCCCTCGGTATCGGCACATCGGCTTTGGCGCTCATCATGTACAACGTATTCACCACAAAGATTGACAGCATTACTTACGGCATTGATGAATCAGGCTTCACCTTAACACAATCTTTTGCCTCTTTGTACAAATAA
- a CDS encoding energy transducer TonB, with product MEANKILQSDILDLVFEGRNKDYGAYELRKTYNKRIVMALSIVVVILVGIFLYSVVLSKLFASKKSSADLEQTEITLKDIKDEPPPPPPPPPPPPPKTPPPPKIETAKFIENIKPVEKPVEPPPPQEKLDQVQVSNANQEGVKVSGPPPPPPVDAGKGVVTPPPPEDENKVFEKVEIEASVNPAQWRRHLENQLQRYIEDAVQQGMAPGNYTVNIRFLVEKDGSIADVRALNDPGYGLATGAVEVVKKGPKWSPGEQNGKKVRSYHTQPITFQIQEQ from the coding sequence ATGGAAGCAAACAAAATACTGCAGTCAGACATTCTTGATCTGGTCTTTGAAGGCCGGAACAAGGACTACGGGGCGTACGAGTTGCGCAAGACGTACAACAAGCGCATCGTTATGGCACTTAGCATCGTGGTGGTGATACTGGTTGGCATATTCCTTTACTCAGTCGTTCTGTCGAAGCTTTTTGCTTCGAAGAAAAGTTCGGCTGACCTGGAACAAACAGAGATTACCTTGAAAGACATCAAGGATGAACCACCGCCGCCACCGCCGCCACCGCCGCCACCGCCGCCAAAAACACCGCCTCCTCCGAAGATTGAAACGGCGAAATTTATTGAAAACATCAAGCCCGTAGAAAAGCCGGTGGAACCACCGCCGCCGCAAGAAAAACTGGATCAGGTGCAAGTAAGTAACGCAAATCAGGAAGGTGTAAAAGTATCAGGTCCGCCGCCGCCACCGCCTGTTGACGCGGGCAAGGGTGTGGTAACCCCACCTCCACCGGAAGACGAAAACAAGGTTTTTGAAAAGGTAGAAATTGAAGCCAGCGTTAACCCGGCCCAATGGCGCCGCCACCTGGAGAACCAGTTGCAGCGTTACATTGAAGATGCGGTGCAGCAAGGCATGGCACCCGGTAATTATACAGTGAACATCCGCTTCCTTGTTGAAAAGGACGGAAGTATTGCCGACGTAAGAGCGCTAAACGATCCAGGGTATGGATTGGCTACCGGGGCGGTAGAAGTGGTAAAGAAAGGACCCAAATGGTCGCCAGGCGAGCAGAACGGTAAAAAAGTTCGTTCGTATCACACGCAGCCCATTACTTTCCAGATCCAGGAGCAATAG
- a CDS encoding ExbD/TolR family protein, whose product MAQMDVAAGDSGHKKGPGVKKSKKLSTRVDMTPMVDLGFLLITFFIYTTTMSTPNTTKLNMPKKEEDKTQQMEVEKSGLLTILLGKGDQIYYYEGELKPDGSNFMTSSYDPNSEQGIRKVLQKKKAQVIAAWTPNPAIKDDSKDRAFTVIIKPSKEANYGRTVDILDEMTINNISRYAIIDISDPESTVLNLASQRNGGK is encoded by the coding sequence ATGGCACAAATGGATGTAGCCGCCGGGGATAGTGGCCACAAGAAAGGCCCGGGGGTGAAGAAGTCTAAAAAGCTTTCAACACGGGTGGACATGACGCCGATGGTTGATTTGGGGTTTCTGCTCATCACGTTCTTTATTTACACAACAACGATGAGCACACCCAACACGACAAAGCTGAACATGCCCAAAAAAGAGGAGGATAAAACCCAGCAAATGGAAGTGGAAAAATCGGGTCTGCTCACCATCTTGCTTGGAAAGGGTGACCAGATTTATTACTATGAAGGGGAGTTAAAACCCGATGGATCAAACTTTATGACGAGCTCTTATGATCCAAATTCGGAACAGGGCATTCGTAAAGTGCTTCAAAAAAAGAAGGCTCAGGTGATTGCTGCCTGGACGCCCAATCCGGCCATTAAGGATGACTCGAAAGACCGGGCGTTTACCGTCATTATCAAGCCCAGCAAAGAGGCTAACTACGGCCGCACAGTAGACATTCTGGATGAAATGACGATCAACAACATTTCGCGTTACGCTATCATTGACATCTCCGATCCTGAAAGTACGGTACTGAACCTGGCGTCCCAACGGAATGGGGGTAAATAG
- a CDS encoding ExbD/TolR family protein has product MPSVKIPRKSTDFDMTPFVDVAFLILSFFMLATKFKPPEKVSVVTPKSVSADKLKEQDALQVTFDSSGRVFFTMTLLKPDQNNGFYDELISSINAAKNLGLTPADKAAFKKVPIVGVPFSQLKASLEGQKVPETGIPVDSTNNELSQWVASANDVFRQHSDQNIKVNYMIKGDNHAVYPAFKGVIDAFRQNQVFRFQLITDPRGVPSGTEYYDILEKKRS; this is encoded by the coding sequence ATGCCAAGTGTCAAAATACCGCGCAAAAGCACAGACTTCGACATGACGCCCTTTGTGGACGTTGCGTTCCTGATTCTGTCGTTTTTTATGCTGGCAACAAAATTTAAACCACCGGAAAAAGTTTCCGTTGTTACACCCAAATCCGTATCGGCTGATAAGTTGAAGGAGCAAGATGCCTTGCAGGTGACGTTCGATTCTTCGGGCCGGGTGTTCTTTACGATGACCCTTTTGAAACCCGATCAAAACAACGGCTTTTACGATGAACTGATCTCTTCAATTAATGCGGCAAAAAACCTGGGATTAACACCGGCCGATAAAGCGGCTTTCAAAAAAGTTCCGATTGTAGGCGTTCCCTTTTCCCAACTGAAGGCTTCGTTGGAAGGACAAAAGGTTCCGGAAACGGGCATACCGGTTGATTCGACAAACAACGAACTTTCTCAATGGGTAGCCAGTGCAAACGACGTGTTTCGTCAGCACTCGGACCAGAACATTAAAGTGAACTACATGATCAAAGGCGATAACCACGCAGTTTATCCAGCCTTCAAAGGCGTCATTGATGCGTTTCGCCAGAACCAGGTTTTTCGCTTTCAACTGATTACAGATCCGCGGGGCGTACCGTCGGGAACCGAGTACTACGACATACTTGAAAAGAAACGATCTTAA